From a single Miscanthus floridulus cultivar M001 chromosome 8, ASM1932011v1, whole genome shotgun sequence genomic region:
- the LOC136471189 gene encoding protein RGF1 INDUCIBLE TRANSCRIPTION FACTOR 1-like, whose amino-acid sequence MGMAPAGWVSGLVAESFFVACPAHESRKKNERNIFCLACCASICPHCAPAHRHHPLLQVRRYVYHDVVRLDDLEKLIDCSCVQTYTINSAKVIFLKPRPQSRPFKGSGNICLTCDRILQEPFHFCSLSCKVDHVMMQGGDLSNILQYYGSGAAAADPDHLAFPRFENLRVDSSDLDDDTDGGQVTPNSTLEDPTQHYGNGGGGGSSDNGGEARAYGGARRGGEAAKRKKGGGFFPQIVLSLGGSGNRRKGAPHRSPLA is encoded by the exons ATGGGGATGGCGCCCGCCGGGTGGGTGTCCGGGCTGGTGGCGGAGAGCTTCTTCGTGGCGTGCCCCGCGCACGAGTCCCGCAAGAAGAACGAGCGCAACATCTTCTGCCTCGCCTGCTGCGCCAGCATCTGCCCGCACTGCGCCCCCGCGCACCGCCACCACCCGCTCCTCCAG GTGCGGCGCTACGTGTACCATGACGTCGTCCGCCTCGACGACCTCGAGAAGCTCATCGACTGCTCCTGTGTTCAG ACCTACACGATCAACAGTGCCAAGGTGATCTTCCTGAAGCCGAGGCCTCAGTCCCGGCCTTTCAAGGGCTCCGGCAACATCTGCCTCACATGTGACAGGATCCTCCAGGAGCCCTTCCACTTCTGCTCCCTCTCTTGCAAG GTGGATCATGTGATGATGCAGGGAGGGGACCTGTCCAACATCCTGCAGTACTACGGCtccggcgccgcggcggcggaccCGGATCACCTCGCCTTCCCGAGGTTCGAGAACCTCCGCGTCGACAGCTCGGACCTCGACGACGACACCGACGGCGGGCAGGTCACCCCGAACTCGACCCTCGAGGACCCGACGCAGCACTatggcaatggcggcggcggGGGATCAAGCGACAATGGCGGTGAGGCTAGGGCCTATGGCGGTGCGCGGCGCGGGGGCGAGGCCGCCAAGAGGAAGAAAGGGGGAGGGTTCTTCCCCCAGATCGTGCTGTCGCTCGGCGGTAGCGGCAACAGGAGGAAGGGTGCCCCCCACAGGTCCCCTCTGGCCTAA
- the LOC136471190 gene encoding urease accessory protein D-like encodes MAEAATGAVRVEKVRGRSALTRCFARYPLKLIAPSKVGPYSCDAVWLYALTYGGGIVSGDTISCTVSVGDGCTAAFTTQASTKVYKAVGSKCSEQLLEARVGEDALLAVIPDPVTCFSTARYHQKQVFQVSANSNLVVVDWFTSGRYESGEKWDFSFYKSVNHIFLGDQPLFIDSTLLEQGSNYSIAERMQEYNVIAMVVLLGPKLRHIQDKMQDEMKKLMSGQLRPPTSGGSLYTMRSKPPQRPQRPPLVASCSPFGRTGTGMVARVAAVSTELAYGFLRHHLAALEPFLGASPYAAS; translated from the exons ATGGCGGAGGCGGCGACGGGGGCGGTGCGGGTGGAGAAGGTGCGGGGGAGGTCGGCGCTGACCCGCTGCTTCGCCAGGTACCCGCTCAAGCTCATCGCCCCGTCCAAGGTGGGCCCCTACTCCTGCGACGCGGTGTGGCTCTACGCCCTCACCTACGGCGGCGGCATCGTCTCC GGGGACACCATATCGTGCACGGTCAGCGTCGGCGACGGGTGCACGGCGGCGTTCACCACGCAGGCCTCGACCAAG GTGTACAAGGCTGTGGGTTCAAAATGTTCTGAACAGTTGCTAGAG GCCAGAGTTGGGGAAGATGCCCTGCTTGCTGTTATTCCAGACCCTGTAACCTGCTTCTCAACCGCTCGGTACCACCAAAAGCAAGTTTTTCAAGTCTCTGCCAATTCAAACCTGGTAGTTGTAGATTGGTTTACAAGTGGCCGTTATGAGAGTGGAGAAAAATGGGATTTTAGCTTCTACAAAAGTGTCAACCATATTTTCTTGGGAGATCAGCCTCTCTTTATTGACTCG ACTTTATTGGAACAAGGCTCGAATTATAGCATTGCTGAACGGATGCAGGAGTACAATGTGATTGCGATGGTCGTGTTACTGGG GCCAAAGCTGAGGCACATACAAGACAAGATGCAAGACGAAATGAAGAAGCTGATGTCTGGGCAACTGCGCCCTCCCACATCCGGCGGTAGCCTCTACACtatgagatcaaaacctccccaGCGTCCACAAAGGCCTCCGCTCGTCGCCTCTTGCAGCCCGTTCGGCCGCACG GGAACAGGCATGGTTGCTCGGGTAGCCGCGGTGAGCACGGAGCTCGCGTACGGCTTCTTGAGACACCATCTGGCCGCGCTGGAGCCGTTCCTTGGTGCTTCCCCTTATGCCGCGTCATGA